In Raphanus sativus cultivar WK10039 unplaced genomic scaffold, ASM80110v3 Scaffold2202, whole genome shotgun sequence, the genomic window CAACTTCACtcctcaagaagaagaaactatcATCAACTTGCATCAAAGCTTAGGCAACAGGTTTTTATTTTTCGtccttatatttttttaaaaaatcttactATAATACTTCACAATTTTTCTGCCAATATGCCAAATATTATAACTGTGTGGGGGCTAAGGACTCAGAAGATTCGAACCCGTGATTTCCTTTGTCCACATacctaaacaattaaaaaatttaattttcactttactaattttcttataaacaaCTTTCACTACGAGACGAAATAGGCACTGGGATCACTGTAAGACATGTGCAAATCTTTTTAACCTACATATAGCCTAGGCAATTCAATTCAGTTGCTTTTATTTTGTTCTACTCGCTCTTTCTTctcataaattttattattcaattaTCTGACACTTTGATTAATATTATGTGAATTTTTATATGGTAGATGGTCTGCTATAGCTGCAAAATTACCGGGAAGAACAGACAACGAAATAAAAAATGTGTGGCACACTCATCTAAAGAAAAGAATCCAGCATAATCAAGATCAGAATATCAGCGAAAAGATTTGCGACAATGATGAACAACTCGTCTCAGTTATGGATGAAAAGAGGCCAAGCTCTCCGCAACAACAGTCTAGCAGTAGTACCAACATTTCAGCGGTTACAACCTCGAGCAACAATAACGACGTGTCCAATAACAGCAGCAAAGACTCTGCTACGTCACCAGAAGATGTTCTTCCATTGATAGATGAGAGCTTTTGGTCAGAAGTTGTATCGATGGATTGCAACATTTCGGGAGTTGAGAATAGAGAGATAAAGTTAGAGGATTGGGAGAGTTCATCATTAGATAGCAATATTAAGGGATATAACCATGACATGGAGAGTTGGTTTGATAATCTTCTCACTAGTAATCTTACAACTGGAGAAAATTCCGATATTTTCTGAGTTTTGAATTGTTTTAT contains:
- the LOC130505357 gene encoding transcription factor MYB13-like gives rise to the protein MGRRPCCEKLGLKKGPWSAEEDRILISHIRLHGHPNWRALPQLAGLLRCGKSCRLRWINYLRPDIKRGNFTPQEEETIINLHQSLGNRWSAIAAKLPGRTDNEIKNVWHTHLKKRIQHNQDQNISEKICDNDEQLVSVMDEKRPSSPQQQSSSSTNISAVTTSSNNNDVSNNSSKDSATSPEDVLPLIDESFWSEVVSMDCNISGVENREIKLEDWESSSLDSNIKGYNHDMESWFDNLLTSNLTTGENSDIF